The region CAGATGTCTGCCGTTCTATTTCCGCCTGATTTGTCGAAATAAAATGCTCAAAATATTCAGAATCAATCGATGCAACAATTAACTTGAACTGCTCCTCAGTCGAATGAATTTGCCATAAAAAGTAAACATTGATCCCGGCAATCCCCAGATTCATAATCATCGTCGGGTAAGAGTCAATAAAATAGGCGAACACCGCAAACAAAATACAACCAATGAAGTTAATTACCCTCAGCTTTATAATTGACGTCATTGTCAGAGAAACAAGAACGACTAACGATGCCAGATAACCAAACCACTCTACCCAATCAAAATCCATTTCAATGTCCTTATGTGTTTGTTTACTATAAAGGTAGCATTGAATTGGCAGACTAAGCCATTAATCACAAAGATGTTCCGCAGCTAACCCCGATTGCAAAGAATAATAAGGCTATTAAAGTAATGGATTAGAGTTAAATTTTAAATGGTACAGATAGCATTACAGAAAGTATGGTGGAACGTCTTAACTCCCCAAATTTATTCACCACTAAGATGGTGACGAATCAACTGATACCTTAACTCCCTTGAACTTATAAACGGTAACTTCAATTTAATAACATGTAGTTATGTGGTTTTTCACAACTTATGCAAAGAAACAAAAAGCTAAAGGCAACAAACTAGCTATGAAGAATCTATGACCTAAATTTGTACTTTCCAACTTGCTAATAGTTGTTGTTTTAGGTGAATTATTTTCTATTAAACTACTAGCAACTACTCCAGCGACATTACTCGAATCACTATACCCGACCTTATGACCTGAGAATGAAAAGACTGTTCCCAATCCAATGAGTAGCAGCATCGAATAAAATGCATAATCACTTACAAATAAGATATTCAAGTCGCCAGAAGTAAACTCAAACACATAAACAGCGCTAAAAGACAGAAGATTCGATACGAATATGAATAATATAAACTTTCTCATTTTACTATCCTTTACCTATGCCATATGACGCCCAATTAACAGGCAAAGAATTGTTGGCTAAAATGGCGACGAAGGAGCAAAAGCCAACTATTTTTCTCCTTGTTTAATTTCTTGTTATGTTTTAATTACTTACCAAGCCTAATTCTCTTTTAGCCTCAGATTTTACGGTAGATAAATCTGAATATGTTCCGCCACTGCCAGTACAAGACCAAAAACCTTCACCTATATAATCATATTCACTTAAATCCCAAGAATAAATTACATATGTATAATTCCCATTAAGCTTTTCACCAAAGATTGACACATGAATCTATCGATTAAAATATTGCTTTGGTTAACTAACAAGGACTTGTTTTCAAAACACTCACAAAACTGATGCATAATAAAATATATGGCAAATCTAAATTCATAGAACGTGAATGAGTAATGTCTTAAAATCATGGTACTAGCCGATGGTAATCTCCATTATGTTTTGTGGGGTTCCGTCATTATGATATTGGGTTTAATCATAGTAGGAAGGATCCCAATGTTGTGGGAACAATTAAAACAATGGCGGTTATGGCCTAGTTTTTTACTCTCCGCCTGTTTAATCTGGGCGATCCTACAGGGTGAATACTCTCTGTGGCGTTGCTTATGTCATTGCCAATGGCATCTCTTGAAGCGAAAATCATTGTTTTAGTTTCGTTTAAACCCCTCTCTAGCACGTTACTCACCTTGAAAAATGAATTCTCGAGGGTATTTCAAATACTCTTTATTTTTGCTGCTTATTGTATATAATCGCGCAGATAGATCAGTATTCAAGGCATCGAGTGTTTTTGTATCCAACACTTTAGAAATTACTATACTGCCATCAGCGCTGAAGCTGATCATGCGGGTATCAAATAATGACTCAACTGTATATAAAGAATTTGATGTATTAGAAGAGAAAAAACGTAACACTATATAATTTTAAAGCCCTGGCTTCGGATCTCTAGGGCTTAACTCAATAAGGATATATCAGAAAACGAGAATACAGTGAAAAAAAGTAATGGTTTTACCTTAGTTGAATTAGTTATTGTAATTATTGTCCTCGGCATCTTGTCAGCAACGGCAGTGCCCAAGTTCATGAATATACATTCAGATGCAAGAAAGGCCACGCTAGATGGCTTTGCAGGCGCGTTCCTTAGTGCTAACACAGTTGTAATGAGCAAGGCTGCAATTGACGGGATAAAATTCTCTCATGATTCACAGAAATTAAATGATTCTGACATTACCGTTAAAAGTGGAAACATGGATATAACTGTTAAAAATATAAATAATGCAATGGATATAGGCGAGTTTAATTTAACAGAAGCTGGATTTCCTGTTAATAACACTGTCTATGTGTCAGTAGACGGTTTTCAATATAACCAAGAAGTCGTCTATGGCAAGAAGTGTTACCTGGAAATAAAAAGCGAGTACGCAAATATTCTTGGTAATAAGCCTGATTACTTTTCTATCACAAAGGTATATGAGGAATGTTAATCAGAATTAAAGGTGGTGGTAAAAGGATTTAACCAACGCAAAGGTAGGGTCAACATGATACTAGCCATAAACAAGCTGGAGAAAGTAATCACTACATAGCCTAATATGCGCTTTTTTAAACTCTTCTGATGAGACTTTCTGTTATTTTTCATTGTTAATAATCTAAGGCAACATTAGTTTTATTATAGCAACATAGTTTATGTTGAATGATTAAATCAGTGATATTGAAGTTGGTAAGTAAATCTGGTTATTAGTTTATAGGTTTCCATATACACTTTGGAGTTCACAAAGCTTAGAGCGGTGGCGCAACAAACATGAAAATTCATCCGATACTTAAAACTCTAAAACTTATAAAAAATAAATCATCTTCAGTCGGATATATCTTTCGAACAATCCACTTAAGAATAAACACAAACGGTAAGTTTTCAGCTTTGGCATGTGTCCGATTTAATTCACTAAACTTCACAGACTCAATATTCAATATTTCTATTTGACACATTTTACGATTATCTTCGTGAGTGCAGGCATCTAATATCTGACCAACTGCATAATGACTATCGGACTTATCGCGGATCGTCGCCGTCTTACTACCCGATAGAATAGAACGTTTCAATCGTTGAAAAAATGTAATACAACTATACATCATTTACACCTAGCTTCATTTTGAACTACCCTTAAGTATATAATTGCTTATGTCTACAGGTAAATTACACGAGCAAATCAATCGCTTACATGTTCAATAACAGTGGTTCAATATGACCTACTCTTTATATGTCGTTTGAAATAATATTTCATACCATGAAAAATGATTGCTTGTAGAGTGAGGTCTTTACCTGCTTCTTTAAGGGAAAATACAGATAACATGATATGAATGGGGGAAGTTAAGCCTTATCAATACTATCAAAGATTTAAGTCTATTTTAAATCAAATTATTACGCGGCGCCCTGTTGGGAAGTACTCAAGGGAATCACCAAGTACGCCTTTTAATATTTCATAGGCTTTCATGCCAGTACAATGGCCAGTATAGAGCTTATCTATTGGATAAGTGAGCATGCTTTCACCAATAGCTTCAATGTCTCTCTTGGTTCCGCCAATGCTATTAAACAAAGGTAATCCGACCAAATGAAATCCACCGACAACAGCTTTAATTCTCGTGTTCGGGAACAATTCAATCGCGGTTTCAATCATATTGAGCACCCCGCTATGAGCACAACCAGTAAATACAATAAGACCATCATCTTCTTTAATAACTAAGAGTAGCTCATGGTCAAATGTGTCTGGTTTACAGCCATCACCCGAATCAGTAAAGAGATATTTATTACCTTTTGGCTGCTCATGCTTACGACTCAAACTTGTAATGATGAAAATATTTGGACGTATCTCAGTGGTTTTATTAATGAAGCTGAATCGCCCACTGTCTTTGTCTAATAATGTTTTATCAATACCCACATTACTTTTGAAGCCAAACGCCTTGAAACTATAATCAGTTTCTGTGCATTCGCGGAAATAGACCTGAGCCTTAGAATTGCGGTCGAGGAAATGAGTTACGCCATTACAGTGATCATGATGACGATGCGAAATAATTGCAACATCAACATCTTCCATCTTGATACCTAATAAAATGGCATTATCACAAAAAGCTTTGCTGCTACCAGCATCAAACAGAATTTCTTGCCCCATCGTTTTTATGTGAAAAGATAGCCCTCTTTCAACCGCAAGGTCTGTTCTATCATCTAATCGAGTATTATCAATTAACGCTGTCAGTATCATATCTACGTCCTAAATCACTGTTTAGTCGAGTCTACTGTACCTGCATTTCAAGGTACCACTATTTACACTAATTTATTAACGTGACTAACGACTTAACAGTAATTTCAAGTTAGCTAACTTGTACTGGTACATAGTCAAGCCAAGAGTGCTCATCATTTTCTTTTATTACTGATCCCCTTGGTACGAATTTTATTTACATTAAAATTCATCAAGTGGCGAAGTACATAACGAAACATCACCTTTTTAATACCAGAGAGATTACTGCCATAGTTTGAATAAAAATCATCAGGCTGGGTGTATATACCAAAGTCATCGGCAATACCTTCATTCTGAATATAGGTATCTTGGCCTTGCCAATCGACTTCAGGATTAGATAAACATTTCGTCGCAATACCGTAACCTGAAAATGACTTACTTTGATTAGAAAAATTGCTTTGAACTTGTTTTAAGTAATCCTTATCTAAAATATAACCTTCTAAGTTAATCCAACGTCCATCTTGATAAACTTCCACCCAGCTATGGATAATACGAGGTGGTGCAACCCTGAAAAGATAGTTCGGGATAGCCCCTCGCTGTAGATCATTATAAATAGTAAAACCGTGAAAGCGGGTAGAAATGCCTACAGCGCGAAGCAATGCCATTAATAATGTACCTTTGGTATTACATTGTCCGTAACCGTCTTTTAATACTTGGCTTGCCGTTAAACGATCATCCTTGTTATAGCCAAAGCGAGTCTCATCTCGAACAAAATTATAGATCGCGCCAATGGCATCATATTGAGACAGGTTTGCCCATTTTCTTTGCTCGACCAGGCTTTGTATATGCGGGTGGTTAAAATCCAGCATTGGGGTTTCTTGTCGATATTCTTTTGATAAATCGCTCATGGCTAACTCCTTTTATTTAATATGTAAGGAGCATAACCAAAGCGTTAATGAAAAAATTGAATAAACTGGCTAACCTTTTCGGAAAATAGCCTTTGCTTGGCGAATTGTCATTCCGAAAGTATTTCGAAAAGTTCGACTTAAATGTGCGCTATCGGAGAACCCAGCTAAATGCGCAGCATCTGTTGCTGAATGACCATTTAATATAGCCCTAACTGCGCATGTCATGCGACACCACAACAGATATGGTCGCCAAGAAACACCCAGTTCTTGACTAAACAAATGCAGAAAACGACTTTCCGACAAAGCTAGGTTTTCAGCAACTTCAGAAGCACGCCAATTACTCGGCTTGATGCACTCACCATCTAGGCATTGATCAAGTTCGCGCAATAACGCCTTAATTCGATGGTCCACAACTTTGCTTTCATTTATCAGAGGGAATTGATTTGATAGCCCTAATGCTTCGAATAAAGGGGAAAGCAATACAGTTAAGTCATCGGTTGGTTCTGAATTGTTAAAAGTAGATGAGGAAACCTTGAGTGTTTTTGATGGCTGGTCTAACAATTTATCAGCGAGTGCCAGCCCTAGCTCACTAGTAGGTTCCACCAGCAATATCCAACCCGCATCAATTTCTAATTGATGCTCCACGTTAGAACCAATTATTAAAGGCGTCGATATCGCCTTATTATCGAGTTTGCAACAATAACCATCTCGGGGCCAAGTCAACTGAATTGCATGATGGCGATGAGGAGAGGCATCTATAGATGAACCATATATGATGACTATACCTGCCTTGATCCAAATATTAGACTTCATCAATTTTTCGAACCTTTAGAACTTGAAACATTGAAACTTTGTGCAAGCATTCTACAGTATTTACCTTTTTAAGATTATTCTAGATAAGAATTAATGATGGGCTAATGGAGATAAATTAGGATTAACTTAATTAACTGAAACCTTTATTTAATTCCCAGCATTCTAATTGTTCACCATCTGAGTCAACGACCAATTCTTTATATGAAAATCCATTTTTGTGAACGACATTTAGCGACGCTTTATTATCTGAAGCAATCAGCGCATAAACCGTATTCACTAAAGTAGAACCAAATGCAATTTGGCTGAGTTGCTTAATCGCGGCAGTTGCGATTCCCAAACCTCGGGCATCAGGAGCCACATTATAGCCAATTTCAATACGGCTGTTTTTTGGGGATTCCTTAAAGCCACAGCAACCCATAATTTTATCGTTTTTTTGGATGAAGTAAGGAAATGCCCAAATTACGTCGACTAAATTATGACGAAGATCCATTGAGCGAACCAAAACATGTATAGGCGGAATAGAATGTTCAATAAATGTAAGATTTTTAGGCCTATCACCAGACTGAATAAGCATTTTAAGCTGAATGTCATCTAGTTGTATGAGGTTCATCATTTACTTTACCTATTTTAGAGAAAAAACAGCCCTTTTAATTACATTTAATACTACATACCTAACTGATTATATTGATGTTATAATACAGGTTCAAGGTAAAACGACTGCTTTACCAAAGATTGATCACACGATATAAAAACCTCTCATTACACTATTTTAATTCATCATAAAGTTGGTCTGTCACACTCTACTTATCAAAAGTTAAACATAACAAAATGTATGGGGAAACCTATATGAGCACATTCAGAATGATCAATGGCTCTAACACGAAAAGGAGCATAACTGAGTTATGCGGTTTATACATCTATTCAGTTTGATCACCAAAACTCTCTATTATTTTGGTACCACAAACGTCACATATTAGATGCTTATCACGGATATCCATAAATGCAGCTGCCCTTCCAGCGCCCCAACCTGCAAAAAAAGCGGTCATAAACGCTTTTCTACGCTCTTTTTTGCTTTGAGGTCTAACTGCTGAATTCGAAATCATAAGTAAGTGATGATTTGTATCAGCTTTACATTTCTTGCAATACCTTGACACCAATGTTGATTCATTCTTATTCATAAAGATCCTTTGTATTAGCTAACACCTTGCTGATAAATTCCCAACGAACTCCCAGATTTAGCCACGGCAGAAGGTTCATTCATCGATGCACAACCGGCCAACATGTTTAACGACAGTAATGAAATCAATGAAAATTACTTATTCTATTCCACTGTAACCTAATTATGAGGATTTGTATCACAATCGACGAGCAGTGAAATATATTTTATTGTTATAAATCAATAGCATTTAGTTTCAAGAAAGAATATGAAGGAGTATGAAGCTAAACGAATTAAATACGAGAGTGCTGTAATCGCGTATTTGTCACAATACCTTGGACTATCTGATATGCGGGCATGGAAGCAGCAATAGCACAGGGCTTGTTTTCAATTCATTCACAAAACTGATGCATAATAAAAAGTATGGCGAAACTGAGATTAACGCCTTGCTCAGCGGCAATTTAAAGTTGCGCGTTTTTACGCAAGCAAAACGAGTGCCGTTTTAAATTGTCCGCTGGAGCTATTTGTTATATATCTTTCAATACTCGGGCTGGATTACCACCGATAACGACATTATCAGGAAAACTTTTAGTCACCACTGCACCTGAGGCAACAACGACATTATCACCTAATATAACACCTGGATTTATTGTCGCATGACCGCCAATCCAGCAGTTATCACCAATGGTTATTGGCTTCGCAAACTCGATCCCACTTATTCGCTCAATTGGATCTATGGGATGACAAGCCGTATAGATACCAACTTGAGGTCCTATCATACAATTGTCACCAATTGTAATTTCTGCACAATCCAATATCACACAGCCAAAGTTCACATAAAAATTTTCACCGACTATTATGTTTTGCCCATAATCACAGTTGAAATTTGGTTCTATTTTAATGTCATTGCCTGTACGACCAAATAACCCTTTAAGAAGTTCATCCCTTTCAGATTTTTGGTCTCGGTTTGTTACAT is a window of Moritella sp. Urea-trap-13 DNA encoding:
- a CDS encoding prepilin-type N-terminal cleavage/methylation domain-containing protein, with product MKKSNGFTLVELVIVIIVLGILSATAVPKFMNIHSDARKATLDGFAGAFLSANTVVMSKAAIDGIKFSHDSQKLNDSDITVKSGNMDITVKNINNAMDIGEFNLTEAGFPVNNTVYVSVDGFQYNQEVVYGKKCYLEIKSEYANILGNKPDYFSITKVYEEC
- the yqfB gene encoding N(4)-acetylcytidine aminohydrolase, with amino-acid sequence MYSCITFFQRLKRSILSGSKTATIRDKSDSHYAVGQILDACTHEDNRKMCQIEILNIESVKFSELNRTHAKAENLPFVFILKWIVRKIYPTEDDLFFISFRVLSIG
- a CDS encoding MBL fold metallo-hydrolase; translated protein: MILTALIDNTRLDDRTDLAVERGLSFHIKTMGQEILFDAGSSKAFCDNAILLGIKMEDVDVAIISHRHHDHCNGVTHFLDRNSKAQVYFRECTETDYSFKAFGFKSNVGIDKTLLDKDSGRFSFINKTTEIRPNIFIITSLSRKHEQPKGNKYLFTDSGDGCKPDTFDHELLLVIKEDDGLIVFTGCAHSGVLNMIETAIELFPNTRIKAVVGGFHLVGLPLFNSIGGTKRDIEAIGESMLTYPIDKLYTGHCTGMKAYEILKGVLGDSLEYFPTGRRVII
- a CDS encoding transglutaminase family protein; translation: MSDLSKEYRQETPMLDFNHPHIQSLVEQRKWANLSQYDAIGAIYNFVRDETRFGYNKDDRLTASQVLKDGYGQCNTKGTLLMALLRAVGISTRFHGFTIYNDLQRGAIPNYLFRVAPPRIIHSWVEVYQDGRWINLEGYILDKDYLKQVQSNFSNQSKSFSGYGIATKCLSNPEVDWQGQDTYIQNEGIADDFGIYTQPDDFYSNYGSNLSGIKKVMFRYVLRHLMNFNVNKIRTKGISNKRK
- a CDS encoding helix-turn-helix transcriptional regulator; translated protein: MEHQLEIDAGWILLVEPTSELGLALADKLLDQPSKTLKVSSSTFNNSEPTDDLTVLLSPLFEALGLSNQFPLINESKVVDHRIKALLRELDQCLDGECIKPSNWRASEVAENLALSESRFLHLFSQELGVSWRPYLLWCRMTCAVRAILNGHSATDAAHLAGFSDSAHLSRTFRNTFGMTIRQAKAIFRKG
- a CDS encoding GNAT family N-acetyltransferase, producing MMNLIQLDDIQLKMLIQSGDRPKNLTFIEHSIPPIHVLVRSMDLRHNLVDVIWAFPYFIQKNDKIMGCCGFKESPKNSRIEIGYNVAPDARGLGIATAAIKQLSQIAFGSTLVNTVYALIASDNKASLNVVHKNGFSYKELVVDSDGEQLECWELNKGFS
- a CDS encoding sugar O-acetyltransferase — translated: MSFSGNFGSEMSELNKMISGEIYDPSDETLSQMRANAREITARYNVTNRDQKSERDELLKGLFGRTGNDIKIEPNFNCDYGQNIIVGENFYVNFGCVILDCAEITIGDNCMIGPQVGIYTACHPIDPIERISGIEFAKPITIGDNCWIGGHATINPGVILGDNVVVASGAVVTKSFPDNVVIGGNPARVLKDI